One region of bacterium genomic DNA includes:
- a CDS encoding response regulator, which translates to MPLLLIADEDVQARDNMIQLFGETDYQVVAANSVDVVMRDVIKKEAQVVLLGNAFDNIPAGELIPLLKKCNQKLTIIFVSNEESLPLLIKLRGEGVFYHALKPAAGEDREELLQAVKCAFENVTGQSKASGTAK; encoded by the coding sequence ATGCCATTGCTTCTCATTGCTGACGAGGATGTTCAGGCCCGTGACAATATGATCCAGCTGTTCGGGGAGACGGACTACCAGGTTGTGGCAGCCAATTCTGTGGACGTTGTCATGAGGGATGTCATCAAAAAGGAGGCCCAGGTCGTCCTGCTTGGCAACGCCTTCGATAATATACCGGCGGGAGAACTTATCCCGCTCCTCAAGAAGTGCAATCAGAAACTCACCATTATTTTTGTTTCCAATGAGGAGTCACTTCCTCTTCTGATAAAGCTCAGGGGCGAGGGTGTTTTCTACCATGCCCTCAAACCGGCTGCCGGGGAGGACAGGGAAGAGCTGCTCCAGGCTGTAAAGTGTGCCTTCGAGAACGTTACCGGGCAATCGAAAGCATCCGGTACCGCCAAGTAG
- a CDS encoding cytochrome c3 family protein has product MKPFKILAFIVLVLAASLPLSGQARNLELPDTVMLDQLVHLYEGAEFDHEYHTEIVDDCTGCHHHSVGIPTTNGKCAKCHSSEDVLDNVACVDCHAVEPFSADYLSKKEADKDAYHQDIPGLKAAYHLNCLNCHIEAGGPEGCEDCHERTELGNAFYRSGSYAPKGDKPGSAH; this is encoded by the coding sequence ATGAAACCGTTCAAAATTTTAGCCTTCATCGTATTGGTGCTGGCGGCCAGTCTCCCCCTATCCGGTCAGGCGAGGAACCTGGAACTTCCGGATACTGTAATGCTGGACCAGTTAGTCCATCTGTACGAGGGGGCTGAGTTTGACCATGAGTACCACACGGAGATCGTGGATGACTGCACCGGGTGCCATCATCACTCAGTGGGCATCCCCACTACCAATGGGAAGTGCGCAAAGTGCCATAGTTCAGAAGATGTGCTCGATAACGTGGCTTGCGTGGATTGTCATGCAGTAGAACCTTTCTCGGCCGATTACCTGAGTAAGAAGGAGGCCGACAAGGACGCCTATCACCAGGACATACCTGGCCTGAAGGCCGCCTATCACCTCAACTGTTTAAACTGTCATATAGAGGCTGGGGGCCCTGAGGGATGTGAGGATTGCCATGAGCGAACCGAACTCGGGAACGCCTTCTACCGCTCAGGCAGCTATGCGCCGAAGGGCGACAAACCGGGGTCAGCTCACTGA